A region of the Mus caroli chromosome 7, CAROLI_EIJ_v1.1, whole genome shotgun sequence genome:
GAGACCGTGGGGACAGCGGCAGGCAGGACCAGGACAATGTGGAAAGATGAggtgggcagggaggggctgTTGACACAGATCCACCTAATGccagggagagagacacaggacTCTGCCTACGACGGGTCCAAGTTGGTTAGGGGGAGAAGAGATGAAGCCTGAGCTGCTGTAAGTGGGGTTCACTCTGGGCCCACATGCCCTTCTGCCCTGTGCCCACTCACCTTGCCCAAAGGAATGGGGTACACGAAGAAGAGGTTGTCATGCTCCCTGCGGAAGCGAGGGTGCAGCTTCTCCTTTACAACGAAGATAATGTCAGCCGGGATGATGTTGGGGCCCTAGGCGGGGAAAGCCAAGTGGCGACAGACAGGTTTATTGCTTATATCAATTGACCACGTTTCTGTCTCTACATGTCTCCAGGTCTTCATCTGTGCAATGGAGAATTAGACCCAGTTTTCTAGAGGGGACATTCAGTGTGGCCTAGGGCCACCCCCTAGAGAAGTGTTCCTGGATCACTCTCCACTCCTCAAGTGCCTCTCTACTGAGCACGCCCAAAGTAAATGTACTCAGGGGGATGGGGCGGGGACTTGCTCAAGTGATAGTCGGACCCTGAGCTGGTCAGACAACTTCTCTGCCTAACGGAAACTCAGCAGTGATTTCTTCGCTTCAGTGAGCCGCCCTGAACTCCGACTTCTCTTCTGGCCACTGAAGACAGAGAGCAAAAGCAGCTGCTGCCCCCAGAACAAGACATAGCagatgagccgggcatggtggcacacacctttaatcccagcacttgggaggcagaggcaggcagatttctaagttcgaggccagcctggtctacaaagtgagttccaggacagtcagggctacacagagaaaccctgtctcgaaaaaacaaacaaacaaaaaaaaaaagacatagcagATGGTCAGAAATAGTCATATAGGTCAGAAATCGTAAGCTCAAGGCCCAGAGGCTGGGTGCTGCAGAGGCCCTGGGCCATGTCGGAAGGTTGGAAAAAGGTGGCCAGAGTGGAGGATGTTGGCACTGGCTATCTGTTTGCTTGCCTGCCTTCTTGCTTACCTGTGACTTACTCTGTAgccagactagcctggaattcactatgtcaCCCAGGCTGAACTTGAcccaggcctcagcctcctgagttgctGTGGCTCACAATGACGCAGGCTGAAGCATGATTGTTGGAAGCAGATGCTTTCCAGGTAAGAAAGAACGAGGTATGGGCAAGGGAATCCATCTCTCTCGGCTCTGGGCTCTCCATTCCTCTGTTTCCTATCAGCATGTAAGGACTCTGTATCTTAGTACAATAGCAATGTTCTCCACAGTTGTTTTagtttaatattattaattaaatgcTTCTGAACACCTTTCTCCTTGGGCTTTCCTCAGACTTGCACTGAAGAAAACTGGGGAGACACGGAAGGAGAAGCTGAGTTCTCCTgccagaggtgtgtgtgtgtgtgttcctgtgggtGAGCAAGGgcgtatgttcatgtatgtgcctGAGAGCTgcaaattgagaattgctctctatcttatttttgagatgggctctCTCCTGACCCTAGAGCACAGCACGTCAGCCAGACTGGCTGGACAGTTAACCCAAAGATCCTGTCACCCTGTGTCACCAGCCACACAGGGTGATCTGCCAAGGCTCTGCCAATGGTGCTATATCTTACCATAGACCAGAGCTTgtagggaaaggaaaaaatatgggCTCCTTCCCTTTCAGTCCTCCCACTACCTGAACCTGGTGACTGACCCGAACCaacttctctccctctcacctgGTCCCCTTCTTTCTCAAAGGTGATGCGTGTGCCCTGCCTCCATCCAGGTCTCACATCGATGGTCAGGATCTTGTCCTTGATGGTAGAAGAATATCTGTCTTCATTTAGTACCTACAGAGACAAGGGGGCAAGATGGGGAGTGTCTCAAGGGAAAGGCTCTGTGGAGTACTCAGTATGAGTACTCAGTACTCATAGTAATGGAGGACTAGAGTCATTTCCACACCTGTCCTGCTGGATCTGAGAGCTTGTCACTCCCCAAGGCAAGGCATGTCCTCAAGCTAATGAAGTCATGGCCTGAGACACCAGTCACAACAAGCCCTGGCCACCAACAAGAACATAGTGAAAGGTGCCTCTCTCCAAATCCCAGAAGTCTGGCCCTAATCCCAAAGTCCTCCCTACCCTACCCCAGTGTCTATTACAAGATCACTAGAGACCCCACACTTCAGCTTCCAGGAAATTATTGGTTGCTATGAAGAAAAGAGGGGGCTGATCATAAGCCTGCAGCGGACCTCTCATAAGGAAAGATACTGAGTCCCATGCAAAGCATCCTCCCACATCGAGCCTGTAACCCCATGAGTACACAGTGACACCTTTGGACAGCCCAGTCACAATGGGTATCTCCCCCAcgcaaaggggaggaagaaggctgAACTGCAGGGTCAGGCCAAGGAATGAATATTGTGGCAGCCACTCACAAGGGTCTTCCCTAAGCTGTTGCCTTATAGACTGTGCCAGTCCACTTCCGTGCCCATCCTGCGGTGGAGGCACACAGTTCCTTGGGGTGTGGTCTGTAACGCCCTGGAGTGAAATTCAAAGTAGACTCTTTCTACACTCACTTCTCCACTTTCCACCAGGGTGGGGCTggactgggaaggaaaggatcctgtccccatTAGGTAGCTGCAGAGGTGACTTCCATACCAGAAAGAAGGGTGAATCCTTCGATTATTCACTTTAAATTTCAGATTCTAAAGTCTAAAATTTGTTTGAGCTGAGTCTAAAGTCGTTTGAGCTGAGATCCCATGATTCCATCAGAAAAGGTTGCCAAGTTTTCCTGGTAGGGGGAGGGGACCTGCCAGGGAGGTTCGTAGAGGTTGATGGTGCCTGGTAAGAGGAGCAGGTGAAGTACTCACCCTTCGGGAGATCTTAATTTTTTTGGTGCAGCCAAAGAATAAGTCCTCAAGGGACAGATAGAGGTCTCGTTCAATGGGAGGGTCTTGTTTCTGGACTCCTCTGCCCCGAAGTCCCCCAAAATTTAAATCTATATCACTTCCTTCTGCatcaaaaaattctaaaagagacaggagaatgggtAACAGAAATGATGTCCAATGACAcagatcagacagacagacagacagacagaaacagacgtatacagagacacacacacagatgcacagacacatacacacagacacacacacatagatacacagacacacacacacacacacacccagacacccagacacacacacatacactggcaCGCATGCACACCCCTGTATTCCCTTGAACCTCTTCAGTGCCCCCAGAATAAGGTTCAGCACAGCATTGCCACCTCTGAGACCCATGGACCAAAGGGCtatctgttttgttcattttgttttgggccttgaattcaggGCAATCCCCTGCCCcaacctcctgaatgctaggatttaCACCACCTGTGAGCTACCACACTTGACTTTAAGAAGCTACTCTTAGATGCAGACTGGTGATCACCAGCTCTTGCCAGGTCCCAGTGCTTCCCTGGGACTCCTACAGAGAGGGGCGCTGGCAGCTCCTACTCTGAGCCAACGAAAGCATCACTCTAAACGGTAGATCCTGGTAGTGCAGAGAAGATGCCACTCAGAGTCGGTTAAAGCAGCCAGGCCACTCTGCCTTTCCCCAGGTCCTTCTGGCCGTTCTCTGTCCTTTCCCATGACCATCCTAGACAACCCACTCTCAAGCTCTCTGGAGTTACACGCTGATAGAAAGGAGGATTTGGGCTGGTCGGTGGCAACTGTGAGTGATCAACAACACGCTCCAAGCTCCTCCTCTCAACCTCCTCTCCAATGCCCTTGCCTTAACctggtggcagagagagagagagagagagagagagagagagagagagagagagagagagagagagagagaggatgcccTTCAGGTCTGCTTGGAGTACTGTAATCCTTTGAAACCTGGTTTATTAGTCTATGGCATAAGGTAATGCTTGTCCTGCCCTATACCATTAAGTTGAGAAGCAGCTAAGCCCTTGGGAGAGCCTTCTGTGAATCCGGCTCTGCACTCAGTGACTTTCATCCTTACTTTATGGCCCAGAGAGGCCAAAAAAATGCTCCCAGTTCCATAGCTAGCGAGTAATGAAGTTGGAACTGGTACCCCAGGACCACTTGGCCACAGAATCTGTGCCCTTTGTTACTATGCTATATTGCTGGGGCCCTTTGTAGACTTTGAAGTCAGAGGTGGCTGTTATGTATCCCGTCTCTCAGGGTCAGCAGGGAATGTGCAGTGGCTTCAGACATGACAGCTGGGAGCCAGTGtcatggctcagcaagtaaaggcactttTACCACCAGTGCCTGAGCTGGGAGGAGGACTGAATACCCGAGGGCAACCTCGTGATAAGAGTCTTTgcctagcccagtggttctcagccttcctgatgacGCTATCCTTAATGCactccctcatgttgtggtgacctccagtcataacattatttcattgctgcttcataactgtaactttgctactgctgtgaatcaaaatgtaaatattttttgaagataGAGGTTTGCAAAGGGGCCATGACCCACAAGCTGAGAACCACTAGCCTAAACTATACAAGGTCTCAATTTCAATGCTCAGCagtacagaatatttttaaagatagatttcTGGGAGGACGTGGAGGATGTTAACAGTGAGTGGTTGTatctaggaaaggaaaggaaaggaaaggaaaggaaaggaaaggaaaggaaaggaaaggaaaggaaaggaaaggaaaggaaaggaaaggaagtggagGGCTAGGCTAGTCTTCAGTTAGTCCTCTTTTAACTTTGGTGTGGTGGTTTACAtgtgtcatcccagcacttgggagcctggagaatttgaagctagcttgggctacagaatgagaccctgcctcagataaataaacaaacgcaccgggcggtggtggtgcacccctttaatcccagcactcgggaggcagaggcaggcggatttctgagttcgaggccagcctggtctacaaagtgagttccaggacagccagggctacacagagaaaccctgtctcgaaaaaacaaaatgaatgctctatctgcatgtatgcctgatgccagaagagggcatcacagatggttgtgagccactgtgtggttccttgaactcaggacctctggaagagcagccagtgctctaaccactgagccacctctccaaccctctGTTTACGTCTTAAAGAGATAAAGCCAGGTTGGATGTGGTGACTCAtccctgtaattctagcacttgggaggttaaagcaggaggattgccatgagttcaaagccagctagaCTACAAAATGAATTTGATCTTCCCTCCAGAGTGAGACCAAGCCTAAGAGggtgcagagatggctcagtggttaagagcctttgttgctcttgcagagaatccatattcagttcccaacaccaacATGGTGACTTGCAACTACCcctaattctagttccaggagacctgatgtcttctgatctccttggTTACCaagcacacacaagtgcacatacaaacaggcaaaactgtcatacacataaaataaacaagtctaaaatttaagaaagaaagaaagaaagaaagaaagaaagaaagaaagaaagaaagaaagaaagaaaggaaggaaggaaggaaggaaggaaagaaggaagggaggaagggaggaaggaaggaagaaggaaggaaggaaggaaggaaggaaggaaggaaggaaggaaggaaggaaggaaggaaggaaggaaggaagggaaagaaagagaaagggggctggtgagatggcttaatgggtaagagcacccaattgctcttccgaaggtctggagttcaaatcccagcaaccacgtggtggttcacaaccatccgagatctaactccctcttctggagtgtctgaagacagctacagtgtacttacatataatcaatacataaaaccttttttaaaaaaagaaagaaagaaagagaaaagaagaaagaaaactggctGGGGTGGTGcatatctataattccagctcttgggaggcaggggatcaggagttcaaggtcatccttggctaagCATTGGCTGGCCTGGGAAACCTGTCtcaagaataataataataacaacaacaataaagcagacaaaataaataaaaagcagccAAACCTAGCCATCAAGAAAGGCATCTCCTATAGCTGTATTCTTTCCCAGTAAGGAAAGGAGTAGAGTGGATTCTTACCACTGAAGGGGTTGTCTCCCCCAAAAAACTCGTGGAACACTTTGTCAGGGTTGCCATGGAAGACGTAGCCGGTTGTCCATGGAGtctgggatccaaactccaggGGAATCCCACCCTTCAGGCCTTCCTCACCAAACTTGTCATAGATGCCTCGCTTCACAGCTGTGGATAAAAGTGGCCTTTAGGAGGGCTCCAGGGCTTAcgtggctggagagacagaggtagTGAGAGAGCCAGGGGAGGTGAGGGACAAGGGCAGCCTTGTCTCCTGAAAGTTTCTAGGAGGCAGAGGGTCAATGTCGCTCTGTGTGAGTTTCAGAGCTATTCATCTATCCTAGAGGTCCTTATTGAATAGCCCAGAAAAGCAATGAGAAAAACCCACCTGGGTTGGGCTTTTGAGAAGAGTTGAGAGACAGGGTCAGGTACATACCTGGGTTTGACTTTGTCTTGGGAGGGaaatgcaaaattttaaaatcttaaaattttagaATCTAAGAATTCTGAACTTGCAAATTTGCAAATCCTGAAAAGTCAGGGCTGGAGAAGCCATCGTCTGGTTGTTCTAATAAACAGTAGCCACAATCAAAGCCCCCCAAGACCATGCCCTAGAGAAGCCAGCTGGGCAGCTGTTCTTTGCCAGGTAGTGAGTCACCCTCATCCCACACAACTGATTTCCAAAGGATGAGGTCTGGTGGCTCTAAGCTGCTCCTTGACCCTCTGCTCCTGATGTCTCTGGAGAGTCTAGGACAATAAGTCAGAAGGTCTGTTCTGCCCACGCCCTCTGTCCCTGGCAGCCGCATCCTCCTCCAAGCCTCAGGAAGGCTTCTGTCTGCCGGCAGAGGAACTCACCCCACTTCTGTACCGCCTTGGCTTGGGGAGCCATAAGCCCATCCTCCTGACTTGTACCATCCTGGTTTGCCCTTAGTTTGTCTAGATgctgggatggggggggggggggtttcttACTCTCTACTGTTCTCTGCAGAAAACCTGACAGTCTAGACGCTTAAGGAATGATCTTAATGGAGGGGTGGCCCACCACCACTCACGGTCGCTCAGCACATCGTAGGCTTCTGCTATTTGCTTGAATATCTCAGGTGCAGCCGGCTCAGATGACTTCAACGGGTGGTTCTTCAGGGCAAGTTTCCGGTATCTAGAGGTGGGAGGAGAGCAAGCCTTTGCCTCTGACCTGCTTCTGAGGCCAGAGCGTGGCTGGGGCTGGCTCCACTTTCTAGTTTTGTTATGAACCAGAGAGGGTGGCACAAGTGTCAGTGACTTGGGTGTGCTGTTTGGGCCTTTTAGAAGAGAACCTGGGGTAGGAAGCACAGCGGGCCCGCAGCCTGGGACATCTGCTCCCTAGGCATCTGTCTTAAGGCTCTTGTCCCCTTAGCTGCCACAGCCGAGACCTGAGTGCAGCGGGGATTCAGTGATGGTTCACCTGTGAGACACAGGACAGGTTGGCttcttgttactgtgacaaaataccttcGGTTAATGGTTTCCACACGTAGGTGGCTGACTATTGCCTTCAGGTCGAGCATCACAGCAGGAGCCAAGCTGCTCGCTGTATGGCAgccaggaaggacagacagagaagtgggagagggaagggagaaaagagtagaaagaggagtggagaggagaaaaggggaaatggggacacaagaggggagggaaagagaagggaagaaaagagaaacacagagagcagGGGCTGGGGACAAAACATCAAAGGCCAACTCCAGAGATCCCCTTCTTCTAAGTAGCCCATTCCAATATGGAAAGATTGAcccattaattaattgattaattaattgattgaatacactgtatctgtcttcagacacaccagaagagggcatcagatcccgttacagatggttgtgacagAGGACCACCTCTCCTGTTCCTCTATCCACCTCATTTATTAACACAGTCTCACGGTGACCCGGAACTCTCCaggtaggctaggctgactgtcCAGGCAGCCCCAGGAATTCACCATCTTTGTCCACCTCCCTAGAGCCAGGTTACAAGTGAACTACAGCTTTCTTCATGGGGGTTTTGGGACCCAGCTTGGCTCCTCTGCTGACACAGCAGCTAGATCACTATCTGGGTATGCTCTCTCCtactccactctctctctctctctctctctctctctctctctctctctctctctctctctctctctctctctctctctctctctctctctctctctctctcctttcttttaagAGATAAGAAGCTGAGGCCCAGAAAGGTCGAGTTGCCTGAGTATGTTGTACTTGCTGTCTTGCTGTTGTACTTGCTGTCTTGCTGTTGTACTTGCTGTACTTGTTGTACTTGCTGTCTtgggagtttctattgctgtactAAAACactcatgaccaaaagcagcttgagggGTTTATTGTATCTTACATGTCTGCAATCAAATCAAATCttccatcatcaaagaaagtcagagcaggaactcaaggagggagcctggaggcaggagctgatgtgggggccatggaggggtgctgcttatggGATGactctctgtggcttgctcaacTGCTTTCTTAaagtacccaggaccaccagcccagggatggcagcactcacaatgggctgggccgtcccccatcaatcactaattaagaaaatgcaccttGACCACAGGTCTGTATGGTGGGGAcataggttgtgtcaagttgacataaaactagccagcacacttgGTCTTCTGGTAACCAGGCTAGCCTTATCTATTTGCCGTGGTAATCCTTCCTTTGATGAGTCCCATTGGCCACCTGATTTCTCTTGTGGTAACTTTTCAAACCCACTAGCCAGTGAGAGCCCTGAGCAGAGGATGACATCATACACTGCACTGAATTGTTCTCAACTGTTGAAAGAGTTTTTCtgatttctccctccccactggACACCTACATCCCTCCCCTTCAGTCCACACAAGACCTGGCCCAGGGAGGAAGGGGTAGTATCTGATTTCTGATTCCATTTGTCACATACAAGCCCTTGAGATGACAGTGGCTTTTCCTCTCGGGGTCGCTGTGAGGATTAAATAAAGCAGTGATGGAAGGCTCTCAGAGCAGCACCTATTTGTTCAGTACAAGCAGCTAGTATACCCCAAACCTCCAGGGGCCCCAGtgcttcc
Encoded here:
- the Dnajb13 gene encoding dnaJ homolog subfamily B member 13 — protein: MGLDYYAVLQITRNSEDAQIKKAYRKLALKNHPLKSSEPAAPEIFKQIAEAYDVLSDPVKRGIYDKFGEEGLKGGIPLEFGSQTPWTTGYVFHGNPDKVFHEFFGGDNPFSEFFDAEGSDIDLNFGGLRGRGVQKQDPPIERDLYLSLEDLFFGCTKKIKISRRVLNEDRYSSTIKDKILTIDVRPGWRQGTRITFEKEGDQGPNIIPADIIFVVKEKLHPRFRREHDNLFFVYPIPLGKALTCCTVEVKTLDDRLLNIPINDIVHPKYFKIVPGEGMPLPENPSKKGDLFIFFDIQFPTRLTPQKKQMLRQALLT